In Poecile atricapillus isolate bPoeAtr1 chromosome 9, bPoeAtr1.hap1, whole genome shotgun sequence, the following are encoded in one genomic region:
- the LOC131582255 gene encoding uncharacterized protein LOC131582255 yields MELTPILEQMRRQKTNKPAPHTDHLFTCPDRGFFLFFSPFILGVWIWENLYLRRTRRAQGTFLQPPLPGVPLRPPRATLSPDERRPGSRDLPCSTAPLPLRGAAHRRRHARLKGGQENSVERKKRERSAQRLAPPGAAALPVPAGDVRAPGVLGKAAAPGGEGLPGTALGVPQLGDRPALPAENFCGVWTAPWEPSVPVSLPTRSRTRLHLRFVAICLVPAAPRLARLQNKGEEKPQVDPSLPTKPPFVQVPEENCVHGEGGGCTRAALSRKRYNFLFQELTGKISFARSLFNFIYVYIFFFRGYLGSSCCRREADPSGLICFSSGKTSLGRDRPGTENGTRFMPGSGGAQRPPVPASRGAEPVLRTVHGERQFCSSRGRSAGWGGVRPPEPPRDGSGGSAAGGGCAQPGGGAAAESAC; encoded by the exons ATGGAGTTGACACCTATTCTTGAGCAGATGAGAAGGCAAAAAACAAATAAGCCGGCGCCCCACACGGACCATTTATTTACATGTCCGGACAGGggattcttcctctttttttcccccttcatcCTGGGTGTTTGGATCTGGGAAAATTTGTACCTGAGGAGAACCCGCAGAGCCCAGGGCACGTTCCTCCAGCCACCCCTTCCTGGGGTGCCCCTGCGGCCCCCGAGGGCCACACTGTCCCCCGATGAACGGAGACCTGGGAGCCGAGACCTCCCGTGCAGCACTGCCCCGCTGCCTCTCCGAGGTGCAGCCCACAGACGCAGGCATGCGAGACTCAAGGGAGGGCAGGAAAACTCcgtggaaagaaagaagagggaGAGAAGTGCTCAGCGCTTAGCACCGCCCGGGGCCGCGGCGCTGCCGGTGCCGGCGGGCGATGTGCGAGCCCCGGGCGTGCTGGGGAAGGCGGCTGCTCCCGGTGGGGAGGGGCTGCCAGGGACTGCTCTGGGCGTCCCGCAGCTTGGGGACCGGCCGGCTCTGCCAGCAG AGAATTTCTGCGGGGTATGGACCGCACCGTGGGAACCCTCGGTCCCTGTCTCGCTCCCGACACGCTCCCGCACACGCCTTCACCTGCGCTTTGTCGCAATTTGCCTGGTGCCCGCAGCCCCCCGGCTCGCTAGGCTACAAAAtaaaggggaggaaaagccTCAAGTAGACCCCAGCCTGCCCACAAAACCGCCTTTTGTGCAAGTTCCCGAAGAGAACTGCGTGCATGGGGAAGGGGGAGGTTGCACACGAGCAGCTTTGTCCAGAAAAAggtataattttctttttcaggagcTGACAGGAAAGATTTCGTTTGCAAGATCtctctttaattttatatatgtatatatttttttctttcgAGGTTATCTCGGGAGCAGCTGTTGTAGGAGGGAGGCCGACCCCTCAGGTTTGATTTGTTTCTCCTCAGGCAAAACTTCGCTGGGGAGGGACCGACCCGGCACGGAGAACGGGACTCGATTCATGCCCGGCAGCGGCGGTGCCCAGCGGCCGCCTGTCCCTGCGAGCCGCGGGGCTGAGCCAG ttctcCGCACGGTGCATGGGGAGCGTCAGTTCTGCTCCTCGAGGGGCCGCTCGgcgggctggggaggggtccggCCGCCGGAGCCTCCCCGCGACGGGAGCGGCGGCTCTGCCGCGGGCGGAGGGTGCGCGCAGCCCGGCGGAGGGGCTGCCGCCGAGAGCGCTTGCTGA